In Lycium ferocissimum isolate CSIRO_LF1 unplaced genomic scaffold, AGI_CSIRO_Lferr_CH_V1 ctg5541, whole genome shotgun sequence, the following proteins share a genomic window:
- the LOC132044934 gene encoding uncharacterized protein LOC132044934 — translation MREHHVQTPLKEFGNRRSKSISDQTKKPLKTTRKNSNPVFESQGASVSEKESIDSSLISDDHNLLTEELVLIQESSPSSEAVDPLANLTPLSSTLTSECTGSNSGSDVKFGFIEAEMAVTYLREAQMQVVNATDIDIRYKKLLDAVINTVVEQFYGLPEDNKDCYNTLVLNKFHLVMLTFSLWIIAIFIGFVVRSGEKDSSYGTLPT, via the exons ATGAGAGAGCATCATGTTCAAACGCCATTGAAGGAGTTCGGAAATCGCCGATCCAAATCTATCTCCGATCAAACTAAGAAGCCTCTCAAA ACAACTAGGAAGAACTCGAATCCTGTGTTCGAATCGCAAGGCGCCTCAGTTTCTGAAAAGGAATCGATAGATAGTTCTCTAATTTCAGATGATCATAATCTCCTCACTGAG GAGTTGGTGTTGATTCAAGAAAGTTCTCCTTCATCAGAAGCAGTTGATCCTCTTGCTAACCTGACTCCATTGTCATCAACACTAACTTCTGAATGCACTGGCTCGAATAGCGGTAGTGATGTGAAGTTTGGTTTCATTGAGGCCGAAATGGCGGTAACGTACCTAAGAGAAGCTCAAATGCAAGTTGTGAATGCAACAGATATTGATATTAGGTATAAGAAGCTTCTTGATGCTGTCATCAACACTGTAGTTGAACAGTTCTATGGACTGCCAGAAGACAATAAGGACTGCTATAATACACTTGTCTTAAACAAATTCCATTTGGTGATGCTCACTTTCTCGCTCTGGATAATTGCTATTTTCATCGGGTTCGTTGTTCGTTCTGGCGAAAAGGACTCTTCCTATGGAACTCTGCCTACCTAG